The segment GGTTGTTTTTCCGTGACGGTCTCTTTTTTTGGACAGTGGGTAGGCAATGAAACTGGTTTCGATTAATTCAACAGCGTATCTAGGTGTCTGGGGTCATTTTCGAGGCTCAACAATAGGGAAGAATCACATGATGGTAGGTGATGAAAAACGTTTCTATTTGACAGTATTCCCATATTTGATGATCACTTTCATCTCTACAGCAGTCGTCTAGCATAGCACCGTCAGTAGTGTAGCTTGTTCACTTACTATCCTCGGATATAGGGCATTATATTTTGAATTTTATGTATTCTACTCAGTGTCAATGTGAATTGAGGCAAATCATAATTTTGAGATGCTAAATTTTTAGTTACTTTTGAAGAATTGAAATAACCAACTAACAATGAAAACCATCTATACTATTTTTATAGCACTTCTATTTATGCTGTCCTGTGCTGGACACAAAGTAGAAACCATCTCAGCCAAAGAATTTCAGGAAAAATACAAAACTCAATCAGAAGCAGTACTCTTGGATCTTCGGACCAGCGAAGAAATCAGCGAAGGAATGATCGAAGGGGCAACTCAACTTGATTTTCACAATCCCGAATTCAATGATGAGTTGCTTGAATTGGATAGGTCGAAGACCTATTTTGTGTATTGTGCTGCTGGTGGCAGAAGTGGTCGTACAGCCCAAATCATGAGAGAAAATGGCTTTACCTCTGTTTATGATCTGGATGGAGGCATCTCCAACTGGAAAGAATCGGGACTACCGGTGGTCATGAACATCAAGGATACAACAGGTAATTGAGCCTTTTCGTCTTAAAGTCATCTAATTCTTTTGCCCAACTTTGCTTGATTTCAGACTCCGTTTGACCAGCTTTGATCTGTTCTTCTAGTTGATTATTACCAGCAAGTTTGCTAAAAAATGAATTAAAAAAGCCTTCTGGGGTTTTTTGATACATGTCAATAAGGTAGCTCAGGTTGATGCTTGTTAATCTTGGGGCAGATCGTAAGTCTGTGCCGTAGCATATTGAATTTTCGTGGGGAGGATGCAAAGAATAGCCCGGCATGCTGACTGGTTGGAAACTAAAAGTCCCCAAACTGCTGTCTCCAGGATATCCATATACCTGAAAGGGGTCAGGAGTTCCTCTGCCGAGACTGATTTTGGTACCTTCAAAAAGACAAAGACTAGGGTAGAGGTTGATTGCCTGGTCATTGGGTAGATTAGGAGAGGGAGCAATCGGTAGGCTGTATCCTAGGTCATGCGTCCAGTTTTGGAGAGGGATAATCTCGATATTGAGCGTTTTTTTCGTACTCAGCCATTGTTCCCCAAGGATCATTTGGGCAAGTTCTCCAGCTGTCATCCCATATACTATAGGAATCGGATGCATGCCCACGAAGGATTCAAATCCTGGTTGAAGCACTGGACCATCCACATAGTGCCCGTTGGGGTTGGGTCTGTCCAAGATGATGAATTGCACATCATTCTCAGCGCAGGCTTCCATCATATAGTGCATGCTACTGATGTAGGTGTAGAACCGAGCACCCACATCCTGTATGTCATAGATTACAGCGTCGAGTCCAGCGAGCTGTTCAGGACTCGCTTTTTTGTTTTTGCCATAGAGAGAAATCACACGCAAACCTGTTTTTTCATCTCGGTCATCTTTGACCAGCTCGCCATTGCCTTGGTTGCCTCTGAACCCATGCTCTGGAGCAAATATCTTTTCTACCCGAATGCCTAATGATAGGAGAGTATCCACAAGGTGAGTCTGGTTGACATAGGAGGTATGATTGACGAGCAATCCAACCTTCTTGTTCTGCAATAGGGGCAGGTACTTGTCAATTTGCTCAGCACCCAACACTATTTTGTCAGTCGATTTTTGCTGAGCGCTGCATGAGTTGAGAGGAAAGCACAGCAGAAAGAGCCCAATCATCAAATAGTATTTCTTCATATTGTCATGTGCGTTCATACAAAATTGGCTTAATTTACGTCCCAACATCAAAGTAGCAAGATTCTATCACATTGAACTTTCCCTATTTCATATCTGGAAGATTATCTAAGGATGTCAATTCATCGTTTACCAGTATTATTTCAAAATTAGCAGTAGTTAGCATCACTTTGAGTCTTTCTGCTATGATTTTGGCTTATTTTATACTTGGAGGTTTTCAAAAGACGGTCAGAGATAAAATATACAATTTCAAAGGTCATCTTGAAATCACCAAATATACTTTGGGTTCTTCATTTGATGATAATTTTATCAGAGTAGACACGGATTTTATAGAGGGGCTGCATCACTACGAATTTGTGGATCACACCCAGTCCTTTGCCTACAAAGCAGGGATGCTCAAGACCCAAGAGGAAGTAGAAGGAGTGGGACTCAAGGGAGTGAGTCATGACTTTGATACATTGAGATTCAAAGAGAATATGGTAGAAGGCAGATTTATAGCTTTTACCGATTCTGCATATTCCAAAGAAGTAGTACTGAGTAGACGCATCGCTAACAAACTCAGGCTGCACGTAGGAGACAAGGTGACGGTTTATTTCGTCCAAAATCCTCCTAAATTTAGAAGGTTGGAAATCGTAGGTTTGTATGAGACGGGGTTGGAAGAAATAGACAAATCCATGGTGCTGGCTGATATTGATTTGATCAGAAGGTTGAACAATTGGGATGATACCCAAGTCGGAGGTGTGGAGATATTTGTCAAGGATGGGTATGATATGGATCAAGCAGAGGAGACCATGTATGCTGATCTAGATTCATACTTATATGTAGACAAGGTAAAAGAAAAGTACATGCAGATATTTGATTGGTTGGATTTGCTTAGTCAAAATGTATCTGTTTTTCTCATTTTGATACTCGTCGTGGCGTGTTTCAACATGGTGTCTATCTTACTGATTCTCATTATGGAGCGAACCTATATGATAGGTGTATTCCAGGCGATAGGAGCGACACGTCAACAGATCAAAAGGGTATTCTTATACAATGGAATGCGTTTGGTTTTGCAGGGTTTGTTGTTTGGCAATGGTGCAGCACTTTTGTTTGCTTTTGTCCAAGATCGCTTTCATTTGATTCCGTTGGATCCGGTCAATTATTACATGAGCTTTGTCCCTATCCAATGGAATTTTGAGGCACTGATTTATTTGAATGCCTTGACTTTTGTGATTGTTTTGTTGGCCTTGCGTATCCCGCTGATGGTGATTACCAAAGTCAACCCAGTCACTGCGTTGAAATTCGATTGACGATTTCAAGGCGATAAGTAACATTTAGCAAGATTATACGATAGTACACAAGTGCAAATATCAGAAGAAGACATATTAGGGCGAATAGCGAGTGATGATCAAGGCGCCTTTGAGCAGATATTCAGGTTGTATTACAAGGATCTTTCTAGATACTGTCTCAAATATGTCAGAGATGAACATGTGGCAGAAGAATTGGTACAAGAGGTCTTTATCAATATCTGGGATCGTCGCTATTCACTGAAGATCAATACTTCAGTCAAGGCCTACCTATTTACGGCTGTTCGAAACCGCTCCTTTAATTATATCAAGCTTCAGATTCCCAAAGAGCAAAGGAAGGTAGATGTGGACGGAATGGTTGATCTGAGCGGTTCTTTGTCTGAAAACAGAGAAGAAGAGTTAGAGTTTGAGGAATTGCAAGTTTATGTGCAAAATGCTATCGACTCATTGCCTCCCAAATGCCAGCTGATCTTTAATCTGAGCCGCAACGCTGGCATGAGTTACAAAGAGATAGCAGAAGAATTGGACTTGTCAGTTAAAACAGTGGAAAATCAAGTGGGATTGGCTTTGAAAAAATTGAGGGTACAGCTTCATCCTATTTGGGACAAAGTATTCGTTATGATAGTCTTAAATTTTTTGTGAAAATTATCGGGTAAGATTGGGGGATGATGCAAAACTGATTGACCTACAAGTGAATGATGGAAAGTATGCAAAATATCGAGCTGAAAATACAGCAATATCTGAGCGGAGAGTTATCCCAGGAGGAGAAGGCAGAAGTGTTGGATTGGGCAAATTCGTCTGAAGCTAATCAAGCCATGCTTGATAAATACAGCAAACTCTATGATCTATCAGTGGTGGATTGTGATTCGTTCCATCCTGATGTCGACAAGGCTTGGTGTTTGGTACAAAGCAAGTTAGTCCCCAAAGCGAAACAATTTTTCTTGTTTTCCCCAACAGTGTACAAGATTGCCGCTGCGGTGGTAATGGCAGTGGGTCTTGCTTTCTTTTCGGTTTCGTATTTTCTACAACCCAATTTGATAGCACTCAAAACTGGAGAAGGGGAAGTGATTCAGGTAGTGTTGCCAGATGGTACAGAAGTAATTGTCAATGAAAAGTCTTCCTTTAAATACCCTGAAGAGTTTGGAGAGGGGTCTAGGAAAGTTTACTTGTATGGGCAAGCGTTTTTCAATGTGGCAAGAGATGAAGCACACAGTTTTAAAATTATTGGATTGTCTACAGTTACGGAAGTATTGGGGACCTCATTTGATTTGATAGCCAAAAGAACATACAATCATATTAATGTTGTGTCAGGTCAGGTATCTTTTAAATCCAAGGAGACGAACAAGAAAGTGGTCTTGTCTATGGATGAAAGAGCCGTATATACTGAATCTAAAATGGAAGTCTTTCAAGGACTTGATAATAGTACCTTAGCATGGAGATTAGGAGAGCTAAACTTTCAAAGTGCTCCTTTGGCACAGGTTGCTGCAGTTTTAGAAAAGCACTACAATGTCAAAATTAGGTTGGAAGGCAATATTGGAGCCTGCTTGATCACTTCCAAATTTCAAGGGAAAACCATAGAAGAAGTATTGTCAATTCTAAAACTAATAGCCAACATAGAATCGTCTCAAGAGGGAAATTTATTGATTCTTTCTGGACCAAGCTGCTAAGTAGCAGTTTATCACTATATTTCGTCAATATCGATACATTCATTACTCTTTGTTGAATTGATACTCAATCCTTGTATAAATTTGATCTCAAATCGAATTTGTAGCGACAGGATTGAGAAAAACATACCTTCTAACCCTATTTATTTTATTACTCTCTCTTCCCAGTGAGATTTGTGCCCAAATTGATGTCCTCAATCAAGAAATTGTACTGTCCAAAAAAAAGTATCAAGTGAGGACATTGTTGGAAAGGGTACTCCCTGCACATAACATATCGATTTCCTATCACGACAACATTGTCCCGCTGGACAAGTCAATCGTATTTGACTCCAAAATCACTAGGTTGAAATTCATCTTAACCAAGATCTGTGAGAATGAAAATTTGAATTATGAAGTTGTCAATGATCAGATTGTTTTAAAGTATTATGAACGACCTAAGAGCGAATACAAATACACGATCGATGGGGTCATCAAAGACATCGAATCTGGTGAGATACTGATCGGGGCATCGGTATATATCAAAGAAATAGCCTCGGGAGTATCCTCCAACGCCTACGGATATTATTCATTGACCTTGCCTAGAGGTAAATATGAGGTAGAAGTGCGGTACATAGGTTATGAAACGAAGTATTTCAGTATCGACATGTTCAAGAATGTCAACAATGACATAGAACTCAAACCTCAATCCATAGAAATGGAAAGTTTGCAAATCGATGAAAGAAATCCGATGGATATCAAGGCTCATAGCATTTTGTCAAGCACCAATCGGATAGATATGGAGATGGCTGAGCGAATACCCTATTTGGGAGAGGTAGATGTTTTTCAAGGATCATTGCTGTTGCCAGGTATTACCAATATAGGTGAAGGCGTGTCAGGAGTGAATGTGAGAGGAGGTAGCTCGGATCAAAATTTGGTCATGTTGGACGAGGCAGTGCTATACAGTTCCAATCATTTTTTTGGATTGATTTCAGTTTTTAATCCAGATGCTGTCAGTGATGTGGAGATTTTGAAAGGGGATTTCCCAGCCAAATATGGAGGAAGAAACTCTTCGGTCATGCACGTACGTCAAAAAGAAGGGAATGAGAATGATTTTCACGTTTCTGGAGGTTTGGGATTGATTACTAGCAGATTGATGGTAGAAGGTCCAGCCTTGGATCAAAAACTTACTTATTTGTTTTCAGCACGGAGTACTTTTTGGGACTTGATATTGAGGAATCTTAGTGACCCATTGTTCAATGACATCAGAGCTAATTTTCAAGATGTGAACGGAAAATTTAAGTACAACATCAATTCAAACAACAAAGTCTATTTGTCTGGCTATTGGGGAGCAGATGCGACCAAGTATGGTACCGATGCTTTGCAGAAGTGGGGCAATTCAATTTCATCGTTGAGATGGAATCATATATGGAAGAACAAGCATTTTTTTAATACAACCTTTTATCACAGTGGCTATCGCTACAGTGTCATCGAAACTCAGGAATTTAGAGATTATGAAGGACGAGCCACGATCAATGATTATGCTTTGAAAATGGATGTGACTAGCTATCTTAACCCTAGAAATATACTAGACTGGGGAGTGAGTGCGATATGGCATGATTTGTTGCCTGGTGAATTGGTCTCAGGTAGTTTGGATACCTCTGGTGATGATGTTTCACTTCCAGATGAGAGAGGGTTGGAGTCAGCCATTTATGTTTCTTCTGAAAACCGGATTGGGAGTAGATTGACTTCTTCTTTAGGTTTCCGATTGACCAATTTTCGTAACCAGGGAGCTTCCGATGTCTATGTATATCAGGAAAATCAACCAAAGAGCCATGCAACAATAGTCGATACACTGCGAGCCAATACGAAAGAGAATGTGAAAAGCTACTGGAGGCTATTACCTAGAGGTACTTTGAAGTTTCAATTGGGAGAGAACTCATCTACCAAGTTGAGTTACACCAGTTCTATTCAATACATGCACTTGTTGTCCAATACTACGTCTCCTTCTTCGTCAGATGCTTGGGTAATGAGTGGATACAACATTCTGCCCACTTTTATGCAGCAGTACACTACTGGTATATATCGGTACTTTCCTTTGATTGATATGAATGCCTCTGTTGAGTTGTATTATAGGAATTCTGAAGATGTGGTTGAGTACAAGAATGGAGCGAACTTGGTTTTCAATCAAACAGTAGAAACAGAGTTGATCTATGGTTCAGAAAGAGCCTATGGGGTGGAGTTTTTTGTAAAGAAGACTTTTGGTAGATGGACGGGTTGGGCTGGATATACCTTGTCCAAAGTTGAGAGGAAGTTTGAAAACAAGTTTGAAGAGTTGGAAATCAATGAAGGAAACTATTATCCTTCTGATTATGATCGGACACATGATTTTGCACTGACAGTTGTTTTTGAGATGAACAAGCGTTGGTCAATTTCTTCCAACTTTGTGTACTACACAGGACGGCCGTATTCGTTTCCAGACTCTAAATATGAGATAGACGGGATATTGGTGCCTAATTACCCAGATCGAAACCATGACAGATTGAGTAATTATCACCGCTTAGATCTGGCAGCTACCTATCAAATCAGTCCGTACAAGAAATCAGGAGAAAAGAGAAAGTATGAATCGGACTTGGTGTTTTCTGTATATAACCTCTATGGTAGGAAAAATACACAAGCCTACTTTTTTACAGCAGATGAAGACAATCCTAATCAATCTTCTACTCAGAAATTGTCTGTTTTGGCTTTCCCTGTTCCTTCAATCACATACAATTTTAGGTTTTGATCATGAAGTTTACCCAATACATAAGGTTGATTGTTGTCGGAGTGTTATGGTCTCTTGCAGGATGCATTGAACCTGTTTCGCTGGAGTTAGGTTCTGGTCAATCCGATTTTGTGGTTTTTGGATGGTTGACCAATCAGGATGAGCAATACCAAATTAGTTTGACGAAAAGTAATGGGTTTAATGACAGGGAAGCTTACCCCCTGGTTAATGATGCGCAGGTATATGTTTACTCAGGATCTGGAGCTAGATATCGTTTTGTGGAAGAGAAGAATTCGGGTATATACTTTCCTGAAGATGATGGATTCATAGGTGAAGTAGGAGAGAGTTACCTCTTGTATGTGATCGTTGAGGAAGATACTTTAGTATCTACGACAGAGTATCTTATGCCCCTACCAAAAATTGATTCCTCATTTGTCAGTTTCGTTGTGGACCCTAGTCGTTTTGAGGTACAGGAGAATCAAGCAAATTACTATGTGTCTGCGATGATCCAAGATCAACCTAATGTTAGGAATTATTTCAGATGGAAAGTGTATGTCAACGGTGTCTTGAGGAATACACCCTCAGAGTTGGTTCTCTTTGATGATTTGTTTTTGGATGGCAATAGGTTCCGAGTAGATGCCAACAATGTGCTGTTTAAGAAGGGAGACTCCGTCAGTGTGGTTCAATATTCCTTGTCAGAGCAGGCATATAACTATTATGTACAACTCAAGGGTCAAACAGATAATAGTACGCTGACACCAAACGCAAAACCAAGTATACTAGAAGGAAATATTAGTAGTCTGAGTTCTCCTGAAATCCAAGTGTTTGGATATTTTGGAGCTTCTGAGGCTCAAGTTGTTTCAGGAATCCAGCAGTAGATAGGTAAAATTCTTAAAATTCAAAATGAGATTTATGCTCATGTTTTTTAAATCTCAATCAATCAACTTTGCACAAACAAACCTATCAAAGATGAAGAATAGAAAGTTCGTGATGATGATGTTGGTATTGGTGTGTCTTCTAGTGATCAAGAAAGTGACCGATGACAATCAGACTGAGAAAAAGCACGCGGCTTCATTCACTTTGAGATAGAATTAATTCTCTTTTTTCACGACCAGTGATTCATTGGCATACCCCAATGCATTGAAACGAATTCGTAGATTTTGATCTTCATACAAGCTATCACATCTTAGTTTGTATTCAAAAAATTTTTCATTTCTATTGTGGAGCAGGATTTGATATGGTTTCCCAAGGATATCCATTACTTCACTCTCTCTAAGTCCTGATAAAGTTTTATTTACTTCAGCAATCTGCTCAACGACTGTGTTTCTGTAATCTCCACAAGTTTTGATATCTTCCGCCCAAAGTGCTGAATCTATTGTAGTTTGCTCCAAATGTTGCTTGCCTCTGCAACTAAAAAGTAGGGCACAAAATATGAAGAAAACAATATACTGTTTAGTAGAATACATGTGGTTTTATGGGTTTAATTGATTGAAAAAGCTATTGATATTAGGTTAGATAAAATATTTTACCCAATTCAATAGTGCAATATTACTGGTAATATTATTGTATTTTACAAAGCTTACGATTAAGTTGTAAAGTCAAATTAATTCTCTACATTTACTGA is part of the Reichenbachiella agarivorans genome and harbors:
- a CDS encoding rhodanese-like domain-containing protein, with the translated sequence MKTIYTIFIALLFMLSCAGHKVETISAKEFQEKYKTQSEAVLLDLRTSEEISEGMIEGATQLDFHNPEFNDELLELDRSKTYFVYCAAGGRSGRTAQIMRENGFTSVYDLDGGISNWKESGLPVVMNIKDTTGN
- a CDS encoding exo-beta-N-acetylmuramidase NamZ family protein; its protein translation is MNAHDNMKKYYLMIGLFLLCFPLNSCSAQQKSTDKIVLGAEQIDKYLPLLQNKKVGLLVNHTSYVNQTHLVDTLLSLGIRVEKIFAPEHGFRGNQGNGELVKDDRDEKTGLRVISLYGKNKKASPEQLAGLDAVIYDIQDVGARFYTYISSMHYMMEACAENDVQFIILDRPNPNGHYVDGPVLQPGFESFVGMHPIPIVYGMTAGELAQMILGEQWLSTKKTLNIEIIPLQNWTHDLGYSLPIAPSPNLPNDQAINLYPSLCLFEGTKISLGRGTPDPFQVYGYPGDSSLGTFSFQPVSMPGYSLHPPHENSICYGTDLRSAPRLTSINLSYLIDMYQKTPEGFFNSFFSKLAGNNQLEEQIKAGQTESEIKQSWAKELDDFKTKRLNYLLYP
- a CDS encoding ABC transporter permease, which codes for MNFPYFISGRLSKDVNSSFTSIISKLAVVSITLSLSAMILAYFILGGFQKTVRDKIYNFKGHLEITKYTLGSSFDDNFIRVDTDFIEGLHHYEFVDHTQSFAYKAGMLKTQEEVEGVGLKGVSHDFDTLRFKENMVEGRFIAFTDSAYSKEVVLSRRIANKLRLHVGDKVTVYFVQNPPKFRRLEIVGLYETGLEEIDKSMVLADIDLIRRLNNWDDTQVGGVEIFVKDGYDMDQAEETMYADLDSYLYVDKVKEKYMQIFDWLDLLSQNVSVFLILILVVACFNMVSILLILIMERTYMIGVFQAIGATRQQIKRVFLYNGMRLVLQGLLFGNGAALLFAFVQDRFHLIPLDPVNYYMSFVPIQWNFEALIYLNALTFVIVLLALRIPLMVITKVNPVTALKFD
- a CDS encoding RNA polymerase sigma-70 factor, with product MQISEEDILGRIASDDQGAFEQIFRLYYKDLSRYCLKYVRDEHVAEELVQEVFINIWDRRYSLKINTSVKAYLFTAVRNRSFNYIKLQIPKEQRKVDVDGMVDLSGSLSENREEELEFEELQVYVQNAIDSLPPKCQLIFNLSRNAGMSYKEIAEELDLSVKTVENQVGLALKKLRVQLHPIWDKVFVMIVLNFL
- a CDS encoding FecR family protein, which encodes MMESMQNIELKIQQYLSGELSQEEKAEVLDWANSSEANQAMLDKYSKLYDLSVVDCDSFHPDVDKAWCLVQSKLVPKAKQFFLFSPTVYKIAAAVVMAVGLAFFSVSYFLQPNLIALKTGEGEVIQVVLPDGTEVIVNEKSSFKYPEEFGEGSRKVYLYGQAFFNVARDEAHSFKIIGLSTVTEVLGTSFDLIAKRTYNHINVVSGQVSFKSKETNKKVVLSMDERAVYTESKMEVFQGLDNSTLAWRLGELNFQSAPLAQVAAVLEKHYNVKIRLEGNIGACLITSKFQGKTIEEVLSILKLIANIESSQEGNLLILSGPSC
- a CDS encoding TonB-dependent receptor — its product is MRTLLERVLPAHNISISYHDNIVPLDKSIVFDSKITRLKFILTKICENENLNYEVVNDQIVLKYYERPKSEYKYTIDGVIKDIESGEILIGASVYIKEIASGVSSNAYGYYSLTLPRGKYEVEVRYIGYETKYFSIDMFKNVNNDIELKPQSIEMESLQIDERNPMDIKAHSILSSTNRIDMEMAERIPYLGEVDVFQGSLLLPGITNIGEGVSGVNVRGGSSDQNLVMLDEAVLYSSNHFFGLISVFNPDAVSDVEILKGDFPAKYGGRNSSVMHVRQKEGNENDFHVSGGLGLITSRLMVEGPALDQKLTYLFSARSTFWDLILRNLSDPLFNDIRANFQDVNGKFKYNINSNNKVYLSGYWGADATKYGTDALQKWGNSISSLRWNHIWKNKHFFNTTFYHSGYRYSVIETQEFRDYEGRATINDYALKMDVTSYLNPRNILDWGVSAIWHDLLPGELVSGSLDTSGDDVSLPDERGLESAIYVSSENRIGSRLTSSLGFRLTNFRNQGASDVYVYQENQPKSHATIVDTLRANTKENVKSYWRLLPRGTLKFQLGENSSTKLSYTSSIQYMHLLSNTTSPSSSDAWVMSGYNILPTFMQQYTTGIYRYFPLIDMNASVELYYRNSEDVVEYKNGANLVFNQTVETELIYGSERAYGVEFFVKKTFGRWTGWAGYTLSKVERKFENKFEELEINEGNYYPSDYDRTHDFALTVVFEMNKRWSISSNFVYYTGRPYSFPDSKYEIDGILVPNYPDRNHDRLSNYHRLDLAATYQISPYKKSGEKRKYESDLVFSVYNLYGRKNTQAYFFTADEDNPNQSSTQKLSVLAFPVPSITYNFRF
- a CDS encoding DUF4249 domain-containing protein; this encodes MKFTQYIRLIVVGVLWSLAGCIEPVSLELGSGQSDFVVFGWLTNQDEQYQISLTKSNGFNDREAYPLVNDAQVYVYSGSGARYRFVEEKNSGIYFPEDDGFIGEVGESYLLYVIVEEDTLVSTTEYLMPLPKIDSSFVSFVVDPSRFEVQENQANYYVSAMIQDQPNVRNYFRWKVYVNGVLRNTPSELVLFDDLFLDGNRFRVDANNVLFKKGDSVSVVQYSLSEQAYNYYVQLKGQTDNSTLTPNAKPSILEGNISSLSSPEIQVFGYFGASEAQVVSGIQQ